A single window of Prochlorococcus marinus XMU1410 DNA harbors:
- a CDS encoding high light inducible protein, with protein sequence MKNNEPKIVEKEKIVAEKLNGRFAMLGFVALIGAYLTTGQIIPGFI encoded by the coding sequence ATGAAAAATAACGAACCAAAAATAGTTGAAAAAGAAAAAATCGTTGCTGAAAAGCTCAATGGTAGATTCGCAATGTTAGGTTTTGTTGCCCTCATTGGAGCATATTTAACTACAGGTCAAATCATTCCTGGTTTTATTTAA
- a CDS encoding high light inducible protein, with protein MTKSGVTTESGGRQNMFPSETRPYIDETVSYDGYPQNAEKVNGRWAMVGFVALLGAYVTTGQIIPGIF; from the coding sequence ATGACAAAATCAGGAGTTACTACAGAATCTGGTGGAAGACAGAATATGTTCCCATCAGAAACTAGGCCTTATATTGATGAAACTGTGTCTTACGATGGATATCCCCAAAACGCAGAAAAAGTAAATGGTAGATGGGCTATGGTTGGTTTCGTTGCATTATTAGGTGCCTATGTAACAACCGGACAGATTATTCCAGGCATTTTTTAG